In Hallerella succinigenes, the following are encoded in one genomic region:
- a CDS encoding IS3 family transposase — translation MKGPRPGRKCRDVRYRAQVVRELSAEYALRHLLKASGLSRSTYYYNLKDGPDRYAVVRKRIKAIHAQNKGRYGYRRIVAQLRNEGYAINHKTVYRLMKEDGLKNVRRRCKYRSYKGEVGKTAPNRLKRNFNTKAPNRKWTTDVTQINIGMDKCYLSPILDMYNGEIVSYAISDHPDLKMVMDMLDRAYAKKRTWKRLVLHSDQGWHYQHAIYQKSLKDHKIIQSMSRKGNCLDNAMMENFFGIMKSELLYPNTFRNMDHFKQELRKYIEYYNNDRIKLRLNGMSPVQYRTHNAVLS, via the coding sequence ATTAAAGGCCCTAGACCAGGAAGAAAGTGCCGAGATGTTCGGTATAGGGCCCAAGTCGTCCGCGAACTGAGCGCCGAGTACGCCCTGAGACATCTCCTGAAGGCTAGCGGGCTGTCCCGCTCCACGTACTACTACAACCTCAAGGATGGCCCCGACCGCTACGCCGTCGTGCGCAAGCGAATCAAGGCCATACACGCCCAGAACAAGGGTCGCTATGGCTACCGCCGCATCGTGGCCCAGCTCCGGAACGAGGGCTATGCCATAAACCACAAGACGGTCTATCGGCTCATGAAGGAAGATGGCCTGAAGAACGTGCGCAGGCGCTGCAAGTACCGCTCGTACAAGGGCGAGGTCGGCAAGACCGCCCCGAACAGGCTCAAGCGGAACTTCAACACAAAGGCCCCCAACAGGAAATGGACTACCGACGTGACTCAGATAAACATCGGCATGGACAAGTGCTACCTGTCGCCAATACTCGACATGTATAACGGCGAGATAGTCAGCTACGCAATCTCGGACCATCCGGACCTGAAGATGGTAATGGACATGCTGGACCGGGCATATGCGAAGAAGCGTACCTGGAAGCGACTGGTTCTGCACTCGGATCAGGGGTGGCACTACCAGCATGCGATTTACCAGAAATCGCTGAAAGATCATAAAATCATCCAGAGCATGAGCCGTAAGGGCAACTGCCTGGACAATGCCATGATGGAGAACTTCTTTGGAATAATGAAGTCAGAGCTTCTCTACCCGAACACGTTCAGAAACATGGACCACTTCAAACAGGAGCTGAGGAAGTATATCGAATACTACAACAACGACCGGATAAAGCTGCGCCTAAACGGAATGAGTCCGGTACAATACCGGACTCATAACGCTGTTTTATCCTAA
- a CDS encoding helix-turn-helix domain-containing protein: MYQKHTKEEWAKAYELHKDGYDSPSISRLTGLELSEIKRHIRLYRQTGCWQTERKTNVRSTPALRRTVIDAVVKKSLSYAEVIAKYSISFTSLSSWLRKYRHGGYEELLATKPRGRPPKMNKAKPKWTTGMSEIERLREENEYLKAENAYLKKLKALDQEESAEMFGIGPKSSAN, encoded by the coding sequence ATGTACCAGAAACACACAAAAGAAGAATGGGCCAAGGCCTATGAACTTCACAAGGATGGTTACGACTCTCCGTCAATCTCAAGGTTGACAGGTCTGGAACTGTCCGAAATTAAGCGCCATATCCGGCTTTACCGACAGACCGGCTGTTGGCAGACTGAAAGGAAAACGAATGTTCGGTCAACTCCTGCCTTGAGGAGGACTGTCATCGACGCGGTCGTCAAGAAATCTCTATCTTATGCGGAAGTTATCGCCAAGTACAGCATAAGTTTTACCAGCCTGAGTTCTTGGCTGCGGAAATACCGTCATGGCGGATACGAAGAACTGCTAGCTACCAAGCCGAGAGGGAGACCACCCAAGATGAACAAGGCCAAGCCGAAATGGACAACGGGAATGAGCGAGATTGAACGCCTCAGGGAAGAAAATGAGTATCTAAAAGCGGAGAACGCCTACCTAAAAAAATTAAAGGCCCTAGACCAGGAAGAAAGTGCCGAGATGTTCGGTATAGGGCCCAAGTCGTCCGCGAACTGA